DNA from Drosophila gunungcola strain Sukarami chromosome 3L unlocalized genomic scaffold, Dgunungcola_SK_2 000014F, whole genome shotgun sequence:
GCTGACAAAAGctgaaaaaactaaaaaaaaaaaaaaaaaacccatttaTTTGACAGTCAGCAAAAACGAgatacaaaaccaaaacaacaaaaccacTGAGCCTGGCAACATATAGTGAGATAAAAGTTTGTGACAGGGGCGGATTCTTTTAAAGGGGTGCTACAAGTGAAACCCAGGAAAGGACTTTattgtaaactattttatttttcaacattttgtttaccaatttaattcaaatatttggGAAACGATATGCATTTTGGAACATTGCATATCACACAGaatgtttaaaactttaaacttggAATATAACATATGATTgctaacttaaaaaaaaaaaacattttacaataGTTAAAGATTTATCGAATTTTCATTACGttagatagttatttataGCTTAGAAACGAATATGAACAAGAACAATTTGATCAAATGTATTTGAAAAAAGGTTATTAGGTGATTTACttggatgaaatttaaatacattctcccttatatattattttgttttcttttttaataatacgGTACTAGAATTGTATGTGTTTAGTAAGACgtgaaatcattttaatacCACCAAATTGAATGCCATTTTGGCACCTCGCCCCCAACTAATCCGGCCCTGCATATCAGTTAAATAGTGTTTTCCCAGTGAGACACATTCTCCCAATATTTTAGTTTACCGAGAGAGTGAGAGAATAGGTTTTTGCCTGCACGTGTTTCGCTATAATCACACTCTATTCTGATTTTTATGGCTCTCTTTCGCTGGGCTTTACGTACATATTTATTGGGACTCGCTTGTTCAAATGGAAAGTTTTCGGCGCTGCCTGTGTTtgagcaaaaccaaaaaaaatgaaagagaaTACGTCAGCCAAACAGGAATATTCGTTTGCCAAGTGATTGGGCAACATGGGACATCAGGGGAGCTTGATCTATTTATGGGATTCTGCAATTGTTGTGCATAAATTATCTTTTTGgcaaattttgtttgctaCTGATTGGGCTATGTTGAtgagcaaaacaaacaaaaccaaagaCTCTTACGTAAGAGTCAATAAACTGTTGTGAATTTTGTGCTTCAAAATAGAAgagcaaaatcaaattttataaataaatagtaggAAAAtgccaagaaaaataaaaacaaaaaccaaaataaacagACGCGGTCGTTGTCTGAGAGGCTGCGGAAAAGTAGCTGATAAAATGACGACAACGGACGACATAGCGTCTATACCTTAACCcattaaatcaaacaattacataagaattttttatgtatattaaaatatgtacgGACAGAGCATTTAAAGAAAACCTTTATTTTTACTGCCATATACCATTTAGTATAACCTACCAAGTTTTTAGAACGtacaaacaattttgtttcattatgtgaattttaatttgatttgtaaaaaaaatcaagtgatgtcttaaaataacaaacataaaaattaaatcaatttatttttaataaatctaaGATGTTGGCACCTCCTCGTCCATTTCAATGATGTACTTTAAGGCAGAAAATTCCTCTTTACTGCCTCTAGCTGTCTTTTCATCTGGAATGTATGAGGCTAGAAGAATGCCAATAAACACAGATATGGCTCCAAACATAAACGGACCCGCAGCAGTTCGATCTCGATTTACACTCCTGATTAGAAGCCGATCTTCATTCAAGTCCATGTCGGATAGATAGAATACGATACCAAATACAGCGGGTCCAAGTCCATTACACAATCCTGACATTCCCGTGATCATCCCTTGCACTGCTCCCTGACTTTCACCATCCGAATATAGAGAAACGTAAGCGCTCACGGCCGGAAAAGTAATAGAACTCAATGCGGCCACATTTCCAGCCAGCCACATTTGCCACTTTTCATCTCCGACGGCATACAGAACTAGTTGCAGCAGCTCCAAAAATAGGCCCAACAATATGGATTTCTTGGCACctataatttttacaatagaTCCCAAGGATACGTTTATCGATATGCTCAAAATGGCCATGAAAGCCACCAGCATCGACAGTTCCACGAAACCGAATCCCATCGACAATTTAAGGTAGGCCGGTACACTAGAATATTCACCAGCTTCGGGGAGTAGAAACATGAAGACCACAATGCACAGTAGCAGGATATTGGGATCTGAACCCACTCTTAGTAGGGCCAAAAAGGGATCCGCTTGCTTCCAGCTCAGTCCAGCCGATCTCACTTTTCGCGGCAAACTTTCGGGAACTGCCAGCAGTACAAAGATCACGTTTGAAGTGGAAACAAGCGTGGCTATCAATATCACAGTATTAATGCCATAAAGTTCCATGATGAGATTTCCCAAGGCCGGGGCAATCACCAAACTGGCGGCAAACGTGGCCGATACTAATCCATAAGATCTGGTCCGCTCATCCTTGGTCGTAACATCCGCCACATAGGCAAACACAACCGAGAAGCTAACTCCCAGAATTCCACTTATCGCGCTGATCGCAAAGAACCACCAATTGTCGATCGTCATCATGGGGATCGGCAGGCAAGTGAAGGTCACtgtcatcagcagcagcaacttccGACCGTAGATATCCGATAATGCTCCGATCAGGGGGGCTGATAAAAACGAGAGTATTCCCTTGACACCCATCACCAAACCGTTCATCAGGAATGTGTGATCTGGGAAGGTTTCCTTCAAAGTGGCTATCATGGGCATTGTCAGCAGGCCCCAGGCGAAATACTCCAAGAAAACCACGACCAAAACGTGAGCAACACACGGCTTTCCAATCCCCGAAATAGAGGCAAGAGTTACGAGTAGTTTTTTCAGACCCAACTTGGCCATATCTGTATGGCGAGAATACAACTGAAAGAGCACTAAATCTTGCACTTTGAGAAAGAAATTCAAGTTtaactgaaattatttttatacggtCTTTTAGCGTGGCTAACACATTTTAGAGGGGGATCTGATTTTTATCGTTAAAGTAAACGAAAAAACTTGGCCTATATATTTGGTGGATTCGATATTTTTCGCagaacttattttttattttattttttgtaaatattaaaggAATACAGaatcttataaattaaagttaaaaaaaaattgactttaatttaaaaaaaaaattgtttgttatttattcgTAAAATATGCgggaaagaaataaatttaaaaaaatgtaactgggagattatttgtttttgcttgttGTTAACGTTTATTGAGCAGcaagttattaattaaactaatattttcatttttgaagTTGCGTTACAAATTGTACgtaaaagttttataaatcaTCAATAAAATGTTGGCTTTTAAGGACCCTCATGCAAgctaacaataattttaagttttttcccttgatacttaaaataaatataaacaataaatctAGAAAACCTTccttgttttatatatactcgccaaattttttttcctaagACTAGAAAACCTAGATCCCCAAATCTCAAAACGGCCATGAAAATAATACCAGAAACCTTGATTTGTGCGTTTTCTTTGAGCGTATCGACTTTTTTTTACCTCGATAAAAGGTGTTTTTGATTGATATTAAACGTTTTGGTTGTTTTGTATTCTTCATATTTATTGGGTATTGAAAAGCCAGATCTCACTGTTCTGACTCCTGATCTCAGCTGAACACCATCTGAAAATCAGGATTTGTAGCGTCATTAACAGTCGGCACTCCACAAATCTTACAAATCATTATTAACAAGCCGATGTTTTTATAGTCTTGCAgcttttgctttgctttgatCTCAAACCTTTTTGCTTAAGTTAGTTGattgtttatgtatttttgagttttttcttACAAACATTTTACTATGACCCTTTCCCTACCAAATTGGTGATGCATACTTTATATCGAAATGCCATAACCTGGGAGTCTTGCTCGAGCAAAGGTTTTTAACCACAAATGTTATATGTCAAAAGTTGAGAAATCTCCAGAACTTTAATTCcaaatttgaaaagaaatcGTTAgagccgtttttttttaaatcagtaaAAACAacgtttttctttaattagtAGTTTTTTGTATCCCTTATccaatatttttcattttttataaaattactttaaactaaaattaaatcaattaagttCCATCATGGTTGCCATCAAACTCTATTTTTACATAACTAGCATTTTCTTTTCCGACTTTCTGGACTGTTTTCGTTAGTGGTTCCAGCTCATTTTGATCCTCCGTCGCGTCATTAGTGATCTTGTAGAGCCTCTTTTGCCTCTTTTCATGAGTGTCCCTTTTCAATGCAATAGTCAGGATGATGGCCACAAAGATCCCAGTGGCACTTACCATAAAGGGAAGTGGAATTGGTGATTTAACTGTTTGAGTATTCTTTGGCTCATCCTGAAAAAGGTAGAACATTACTCCAAACGTGGCGGGACCCAATCCCTCGCTCAAACACTCTATCCCAGCGATCATGCCAAGGACAGCGCCCAGATTTACGGGACTGGCGTAGATCGAAGCCACTGAAATTGTTGCGGGATGGATAATGGTACCCAAGGCAGCCACTATACTGCCCAGCCAGAGCATCCAAGTGTCGAATTCCGAATGCGAACAACAGCAGCTGCGATAGCTGGCAAAATAGGCCAAGTCGGATCGACCACTTGGCACCCACTAGACTCACAAGGTAGCCCAAGAGGATATTCGACGTGATTCCTAGCACAGAAAGCAGTCCCAACATCAAGGAGACCTCCTCATACTCGAATCCCATATTGTTTTTAAGGTAGATCGGAATAGTGGATTCTAGGCCCGCGAAAGGCAAACTTGATAGGAATGATATGATAAATATCATTAACAGGTTTTTATCTTTATAGCTTTCGCGTAAAACCGCCCAGAGATGGGAGTTAGTGTTATTATTATCGTTTTTCCCTCTTTTCTGTGAATTTATTATCCTTTTTACTGTCCTCTGGTATCAGTTCATTCTTATATATCAAGTTTTTCCCGTTTTGGttatgtttttggtttttttttagtgttaacTATTTCAATGGTTTGCTCTTTTTCAGAATCCTCCTGCAGCTCAAGAATGGGTTTTTCCAgtttgttttctaaaataCCGATCTCTATTCGTTCCTTTACTTTAGGCTTTACGATATGATAACCTGCTTGTTCATTGAACATCGTTTCGATTTCTTTACTGTTTATAAATGCTTTCTGCTCCAGGTTTAAttcttcctcctcctcatctTCTGTTCTTTGGCACAAGTTTTCATTGATAAGCATTTGATTATCGTTCGTCTCCTCCAAGACAAGACTGATTTCATGCAAAACCAAACTCTCTGGCactccaaaaataataaacacaaTATTTAGCAACCAAGTGATGGTTGCAATCAGAATTACTGCTGCGGGTCCAATAGAATCCATCAAGAAATTACCTAATAGTGGGGAGAATGCTATGCCGGTAACAAAGCTGGCTGCCAAGATTCCATACCCTTTTGATCGATTCTCCAGACTGGTGACATCCGCCACATAGGCCAAAGATGCGGAGTAAGTGGTGCCGAAAACGGAGCTAACAGCGTAAAGTGCGGGGCACCACCAACCGTTCAACATCATGAATGGAATCGGTAAGTTAGTACTCGCCACTGCCAACAGCATCACCAGTTTCCGACCCCTGGAATCGGAAATGGAGCCCATTATGGGCGCGGACACAAATGCAACTGTTCCTCGGACTCCATTAACCAAACCATCGACAAGAAGAACGCGATATCCAAAGGACCTCGAAAGTTTTTCGATGAAGGGAACGGTGAGAAGGCCCCAGGCAAAGTAGTGCATAAAGGTCACGATCACGGCGTGCCAAACACTTGGTTCTCCGATTCCAGAACGCTTGCCTAATGTTTTAATCAGGTGTCCCAACAACTTGAGCTCCGCCATCAAAAGCGGTCCGCACGCCAACAGGCtaattccaaaataaaaaacagcttcagtttaaatttcaatttatacgCCTCAGAGTTTTAACGAAAAAAGTTATGGCTgcactgaaaatataattttgagttggaaaacatttttttgtaaacatattattttctttttactttAGATCCGTCTTTGGCTTTACTTTATCCCTTTGTGGAGAAAGGATAGCCTTAATTCCGCttaaacaaattgtattaattacaaaaaaaaaaaattgtatagcATAGTTCTGTATATTTAAGAGAACTATAGTTATGTCGAATTTCACTTTTTAAAGAGATcttaaacacaaataaatccatttaaagataatttaaaatttgaacaaatattttgaataacaCGTTTTcattagatatttatttatgtgaaatttcaaaatattttcaagaatATATCGGCAATAGGCAAAAACAGTCATCAAAGCTAATTATAGTGCCCTCTCTTGGCGTtcgaaataaatatcaaaatgaaACACAGAAattaccacaaaaaaaatattcaattttaaatctattctattaaagaaaaattacatatatatatatatatatatctttaagTAAAATTTCAAAGCAATAACTTGacttatattttcaaattaattaaaacctGCCCTAACTTATTTGTTATTGATTGTGAATACGGCAACTTTgggtgaaattaaaaaaatgattaacagttggcaacattttttgtactgcttaaacaaataatttgcatattcCGGGCAGTGCCCTTAAATAAACACAATGTCTCAgtatgaatataaataaacagttGCGTTTGCTTAAACCAAAAGCGGTGGTGGGACAACATTGTAAgaagatttatttatgttattttagcAATGCGATGCTTTTAGGAAAAAAAGATTTCATTTGATTATCAGTTATTGCTGATGAATTTCGAATGTAGGGCTCAGcaatttcagtttttctttATCCATATATTAGTCATATTTGCATACCACACACTTAAATTTAGTCCTAATGTTTGACGACATAATGATGATTAAAATAGTTTGTTAGCATAA
Protein-coding regions in this window:
- the LOC128260081 gene encoding hippocampus abundant transcript-like protein 1 isoform X1, which gives rise to MAKLGLKKLLVTLASISGIGKPCVAHVLVVVFLEYFAWGLLTMPMIATLKETFPDHTFLMNGLVMGVKGILSFLSAPLIGALSDIYGRKLLLLMTVTFTCLPIPMMTIDNWWFFAISAISGILGVSFSVVFAYVADVTTKDERTRSYGLVSATFAASLVIAPALGNLIMELYGINTVILIATLVSTSNVIFVLLAVPESLPRKVRSAGLSWKQADPFLALLRVGSDPNILLLCIVVFMFLLPEAGEYSSVPAYLKLSMGFGFVELSMLVAFMAILSISINVSLGSIVKIIGAKKSILLGLFLELLQLVLYAVGDEKWQMWLAGNVAALSSITFPAVSAYVSLYSDGESQGAVQGMITGMSGLCNGLGPAVFGIVFYLSDMDLNEDRLLIRSVNRDRTAAGPFMFGAISVFIGILLASYIPDEKTARGSKEEFSALKYIIEMDEEVPTS
- the LOC128260081 gene encoding hippocampus abundant transcript-like protein 1 isoform X2, giving the protein MAKLGLKKLLVTLASISGIGKPCVAHVLVVVFLEYFAWGLLTMPMIATLKETFPDHTFLMNGLVMGVKGILSFLSAPLIGALSDIYGRKLLLLMTVTFTCLPIPMMTIDNWWFFAISAISGILGVSFSVVFAYVADVTTKDERTRSYGLVSATFAASLVIAPALGNLIMELYGINTVILIATLVSTSNVIFVLLAVPESLPRKVRSAGLSWKQADPFLALLRVGSDPNILLLCIVVFMFLLPEAGEYSSVPAYLKLSMGFGFVELSMLVAFMAILSISINVSLGSIVKIIGAKKSILLGLFLELLQLVLYAVGDEKWQMWLAGNVAALSSITFPAVSAYVSLYSDGESQGAVQGMITGMSGLCNGLGPAVFDRTAAGPFMFGAISVFIGILLASYIPDEKTARGSKEEFSALKYIIEMDEEVPTS
- the LOC128260081 gene encoding hippocampus abundant transcript 1 protein isoform X3 codes for the protein MAKLGLKKLLVTLASISGIGKPCVAHVLVVVFLEYFAWGLLTMPMIATLKETFPDHTFLMNGLVMGVKGILSFLSAPLIGALSDIYGRKLLLLMTVTFTCLPIPMMTIDNWWFFAISAISGILGVSFSVVFAYVADVTTKDERTRSYGLVSATFAASLVIAPALGNLIMELYGINTVILIATLVSTSNVIFVLLAVPESLPRKVRSAGLSWKQADPFLALLRVGSDPNILLLCIVVFMFLLPEAGEYSSVPAYLKLSMGFGFVELSMLVAFMAILSISINVSLGSIVKIIGAKKSILLGLFLELLQLVLYAVGDEKWQMWLAGNVAALSSITFPAVSAYVSLYSDGESQGAVQGMITGMSGLCNGLGPAVFGV
- the LOC128260093 gene encoding LOW QUALITY PROTEIN: hippocampus abundant transcript 1 protein-like (The sequence of the model RefSeq protein was modified relative to this genomic sequence to represent the inferred CDS: deleted 1 base in 1 codon) translates to MAELKLLGHLIKTLGKRSGIGEPSVWHAVIVTFMHYFAWGLLTVPFIEKLSRSFGYRVLLVDGLVNGVRGTVAFVSAPIMGSISDSRGRKLVMLLAVASTNLPIPFMMLNGWWCPALYAVSSVFGTTYSASLAYVADVTSLENRSKGYGILAASFVTGIAFSPLLGNFLMDSIGPAAVILIATITWLLNIVFIIFGVPESLVLHEISLVLEETNDNQMLINENLCQRTEDEEEEELNLEQKAFINSKEIETMFNEQAGYHIVKPKVKERIEIGILENKLEKPILELQEDSEKEQTDNNNTNSHLWAVLRESYKDKNLLMIFIISFLSSLPFAGLESTIPIYLKNNMGFEYEEVSLMLGLLSVLGITSNILLGYLVSLVGAKWSIRLGLFCQLSQLLLFAFGIRHWMLWLGSIVAALGTIIHPATISVASIYASPVNLGAVLGMIAGIECLSEGLGPATFGVMFYLFQDEPKNTQTVKSPIPLPFMVSATGIFVAIILTIALKRDTHEKRQKRLYKITNDATEDQNELEPLTKTVQKVGKENASYVKIEFDGNHDGT